From Phyllopteryx taeniolatus isolate TA_2022b chromosome 18, UOR_Ptae_1.2, whole genome shotgun sequence, the proteins below share one genomic window:
- the kcns3b gene encoding potassium voltage-gated channel subfamily S member 3b, which yields MGYGQILHKCGYNEQQLRLNVGGLHFEVDGDTLQQFPHTRLGRLLRCRSETAILELCDDYSAADREYYFDRNPRVFLCVLNFYQTGRLHMMEDVCVFSFSQEIEYWGVHEFHLADCCSNWFHERKEYIHHRDWDVRSEDGQQPSFDSSLAELSALDQDLAKFEGLWCAQFRRYVWLRLEDPGHCRASKIIALASLSVVLTSIIAMCVHSMPEFQQVDDNDKPIEDPVLAILEVICIVCFSTEFVIRLIVAPSPRKFLGNPLNIIDVASILPFYATLALENTDEEGAEENEDIQNVGKVVQVLRLMRVLRILKLARHSIGLRALGATVRHSYNEVGLLLLFLSVGISIFSALIYFAEKEEEGTDLGTIPSGWWWATITMTTVGFGDTCPVTLAGKIVATLCIICGLLVVALPVTIIFNKFSKYYQRNQAMESQCIPKPERQDPELPYYNIRDLFNDKVYPFLGGVSLRNSVSSGGDNMDTSSLQDVNMYHGDTRENSNVEL from the coding sequence ATGGGCTATGGGCAAATCCTTCACAAGTGCGGCTACAATGAGCAGCAGCTTCGCCTTAATGTGGGAGGACTTCACTTCGAGGTGGATGGAGACACGTTGCAGCAGTTTCCGCACACGCGTCTCGGCCGCCTGCTGCGCTGCCGGAGCGAGACGGCCATCCTGGAGCTATGCGACGACTACAGCGCCGCCGACAGGGAGTACTACTTTGACCGGAATCCCCGCGTGTTCCTCTGCGTGCTCAACTTCTACCAGACGGGACGCCTGCACATGATGGAGGACGTGTGCGTGTTTTCCTTCAGCCAGGAGATCGAGTACTGGGGCGTCCATGAGTTCCACCTGGCCGACTGCTGCAGCAACTGGTTCCACGAGAGGAAGGAGTACATCCATCACCGGGACTGGGACGTCAGGAGCGAGGACGGCCAGCAGCCCAGCTTCGATTCGTCCCTGGCGGAGTTGTCGGCGCTGGATCAGGACCTGGCCAAGTTCGAGGGCTTGTGGTGTGCCCAGTTCCGGCGTTACGTGTGGCTCAGGCTGGAAGATCCGGGTCACTGCCGAGCATCCAAGATCATCGCCTTGGCGTCCCTCAGCGTAGTGCTGACGTCCATCATCGCCATGTGCGTCCACAGCATGCCTGAGTTTCAGCAGGTGGACGACAACGACAAGCCCATCGAGGACCCCGTCCTCGCCATCCTGGAGGTGATCTGCATCGTGTGCTTCTCGACCGAGTTCGTCATCCGACTGATTGTGGCCCCCTCCCCCAGGAAGTTCCTCGGGAACCCCTTGAACATCATCGATGTCGCCTCCATCCTGCCCTTCTACGCCACCCTGGCTCTGGAAAACACCGACGAGGAGGGCGCCGAGGAGAACGAGGACATCCAGAACGTGGGGAAAGTGGTGCAGGTTCTCCGCCTCATGAGGGTCCTCCGAATCCTCAAACTGGCTCGTCACTCCATCGGGCTGCGAGCGTTGGGTGCCACCGTACGCCACAGCTACAACGAGGTGGGCCTCCTTCTTCTCTTCCTCTCCGTAGGGATCTCCATCTTCTCCGCCCTTATCTACTTTGcggaaaaggaggaggaaggcACGGACCTGGGCACCATCCCTTCCGGTTGGTGGTGGGCCACTATCACCATGACGACGGTGGGCTTCGGGGACACCTGCCCCGTGACTCTGGCAGGGAAGATAGTCGCCACCTTGTGTATCATCTGTGGACTTTTAGTGGTTGCGCTACCCGTTACCATCATTTTTAATAAGTTCTCCAAGTACTACCAGAGGAACCAAGCCATGGAGAGCCAGTGTATCCCCAAACCCGAGAGACAGGACCCTGAACTTCCTTATTACAACATCAGGGACTTGTTCAATGATAAGGTGTATCCGTTCCTCGGGGGCGTCTCTCTCAGGAACAGCGTAAGCAGCGGTGGGGACAACATGGACACCTCAAGCTTACAGGACGTCAACATGTACCACGGTGATACTCGTGAAAACTCAAATGTTGAACTATGA
- the mideasa gene encoding mitotic deacetylase associated SANT domain protein a isoform X2, with the protein MSLPPQMSTEKSSKHRAVAAIKDPLQHSGDVYYGLGPPSLESSQSDSAGSSGVYNPEKGPQVLPPYQQVAPVKWVHQDSLQAPGWPQEAPVPGWGQNFGPYMGGVNARGQMTFHKAVHDPLQMGSENQQVYRDAPRAPAQGRGLEWEQQAMHQAQLQAYQHKSVELQGAAHVPPHNVQGSMLQPFQTTFNKQQFPPGYYSVFSGNKGMQGLPYGEQPKSQQQQLLHHMQQQQLQHQFQKQHQLQLQQQLQQQQQQQMQQQQMQHMQQQYHQQQQQQQQQQQQQQLHEQQQQIHKMHQQQQAQNVTQPETQPTNFVTYQPSEPPPDTVSKKEAEPPKEVTPEPYPSEPSDATPATPRRSRRLSRDGQSPLAPPSANLWAQAPKETSQNGVSGAQATRGGDAQAATGGVIQSTRRKRRASKEINLETLAQKASEMPSMPESLSACKTEGDGPPGKQATMVPLIMPVSVPVHRIQIAGHAASAQGRASSECKPSVIVARRRSLRNSEGENDPGLDEEGKTKQKRRPRPEPLIIPPPRPSTLIPASVYSSISAYQSNLRSPVRLPENPLTLPPYTPPPILSPVREGSGLYFSTFLTNFAVSNQILPPLAPPKTATRSLLRSTSSDITPPVLPLITDATPVSLEPRINIGQQYQAEIPELRQQNLAQLDAHKADLVWLPLHDSQLKNTEQDRVENLMNMACSSVLSGGGTNQELALHCLHESGGDFIETLRRLLHQEPIFPKGHHLAHYHYSGSDRWSAEEKHYFNKGMSPYRKDFILVQKLVQTKTVAQCVEFYYTYKKQVKITRNGILTYGPSNSPMEKYTEAVVDIKSSQQSKPTHLHMEDKKELSYEQESNQQAMVAHSLQAHDYAGTVLVVKEPENVLKDAAYTSAQHRPRSEAVAKKTKVPVKPTQDPDAEFPCKKCGRVFNKVKSRSAHMKSHAEQEKKAAALRQRAAEEQAAAAAAKARKEALLAVASAASHQGGNGVENQEELSSQEDSSEGEEDDKDEDWH; encoded by the exons ATGAGTCTTCCTCCTCAAATGAGTACTGAAAAGAGCAGCAAGCATCGGGCAGTGGCGGCCATTAAAGATCCCTTGCAGCATTCGGGAGACGTTTATTACGGACTGGGACCTCCGTCGTTGGAGTCGAGCCAGAGCGACTCTGCTGGTAGCTCTGGTGTTTACAACCCAGAGAAAGGGCCTCAGGTTCTACCACCCTATCAGCAGGTCGCCCCGGTAAAGTGGGTGCATCAGGACTCCCTACAAGCGCCCGGCTGGCCTCAGGAAGCTCCGGTGCCAGGATGGGGACAGAACTTTGGGCCTTATATGGGTGGAGTGAACGCCCGGGGTCAGATGACATTCCACAAGGCAGTTCACGACCCTCTTCAAATGGGCAGTGAAAATCAGCAAGTTTACAGAGATGCCCCCCGGGCTCCGGCTCAGGGCAGGGGGCTCGAGTGGGAGCAGCAAGCAATGCACCAGGCTCAGCTTCAAGCATATCAGCACAAAAGCGTGGAGCTGCAGGGCGCGGCCCACGTGCCCCCTCACAACGTGCAGGGCTCCATGCTGCAGCCCTTCCAGACGACGttcaacaagcagcagttcccGCCGGGATACTACTCCGTTTTCTCGGGCAACAAAGGAATGCAGGGCTTACCTTACGGCGAGCAGCCCAAAAGCCAACAGCAGCAGCTGCTTCATCACATGCAGCAGCAACAGTTACAACATCAGTTCCAGAAACAGCACCAACTACAGCTGCAGCAGCAacttcagcagcagcagcagcaacaaatgCAACAGCAACAAATGCAGCATATGCAGCAGCAGTACcaccaacagcagcagcagcaacaacaacaacaacaacaacaacaactacatgagcaacagcaacaaattcacaaaatgcatcagcagcagcaggcaCAAAATGTCACCCAGCCAGAAACACAACCTACAAATTTTGTCACCTATCAGCCTTCTGAACCTCCACCCGACACTGTGTCCAAAAAGGAAGCGGAGCCGCCAAAGGAAGTCACACCTGAGCCATACCCCTCAGAACCTTCCGACGCAACTCCGGCCACCCCGAGACGCTCGCGCCGCCTCTCCAGAGACGGGCAGTCCCCGTTGGCGCCGCCTTCCGCCAACTTGTGGGCTCAAGCCCCAAAAGAAACCTCCCAGAATGGAGTGTCGGGGGCGCAGGCCACGAGAGGAGGGGACGCCCAGGCCGCGACGGGGGGAGTCATCCAGAGCACCCGGAGGAAAAGGAGAGCGTCCAAGGAGATCAACTTGGAGACTCTGGCCCAGAAGGCGTCGGAAATGCCCTCCATGCCCGAGTCCCTGTCTGCTTGCAAAACTGAG GGAGACGGTCCTCCGGGCAAACAAGCCACCATGGTCCCTTTAATAATGCCCGTGTCGGTGCCAGTGCACAGGATTCAAATAGCCGGTCACGCCGCGTCGGCACAGGGACGAGCATCGTCTGAATGCAAACCGTCCGTCATCGTGGCTCGTCGCAGATCCCTCAGAAACTCG GAGGGAGAGAATGATCCCGGACTGGACGAGGAgggaaaaaccaaacaaaaacgcaGACCCCGGCCGGAGCCTCTCATCATACCTCCACCCAGACCTTCCACATTGATCCCAGCGTCCGTTTACTCCAGCATCTCCGCCTACCAGAGCAACCTGCGCTCCCCCGTCCGCCTGCCAGAAAACCCACTCACCTTGCCCCCCTACACACCACCGCCCATCCTATCTCCTGTGCGAGAAGGCTCGGGACTCTACTTCTCCACTTTCCTCACCAACTTTGCCGTGAGCAACCAAATCCTCCCACCACTGGCTCCGCCCAAGACAGCCACCAGAAGTCTCCTGCGCTCCA caagTTCAGACATCACACCGCCCGTTCTGCCCTTGATTACCGACGCCACGCCTGTCAGCCTCGAGCC gcGCATCAATATCGGGCAGCAGTACCAAGCGGAAATTCCCGAGTTGCGGCAACAGAATTTGGCTCAGTTGGACGCACACAAGGCTGACTTGGTTTGGCTCCCTTTGCATGACAGCCAGCTTAAAAACACAGAACAGGATAGGG TGGAGAATCTGATGAACATGGCTTGTTCCAGTGTGCTCAGTGGAGGAGGAACCAACCAGGAGCTTGCTCTGCATTGTTTACATGAAAGTGGGGGAGATTTCATT GAGACCCTCAGACGTTTACTGCATCAAGAGCCAATCTTTCCAAAAGGACATCACCTGGCACATTATCACTACTCAG GCTCCGACAGGTGGAGTGCAGAAGAGAAGCATTACTTCAACAAAGGGATGTCTCCCTACAGGAAGGACTTCATCTTGGTGCAGAAACTG GTGCAAACCAAGACAGTGGCTCAGTGTGTTGAGTTCTACTACACGTACAAAAAGCAGGTGAAGATCACCCGCAATGGAATTTTAACTTACGGCCCTTCAAACTCGCCTATGGAGAAATACACAGAGGCTGTAGTGGACATTAAG AGTTCTCAGCAGTCTAAACCGACCCACCTACATATGGAGGACAAGAAGGAGCTATCTTATGAGCAGGAGAGCAATCAGCAAGCGATGGTGGCTCACTCACTACAGGCTCATGACTAT GCGGGTACTGTGCTGGTGGTCAAAGAGCCAGAGAACGTTCTCAAGGATGCTGCCTACACATCGGCTCAGCACAGGCCTCGGAGCGAAGCCGTGGCAAAGAAGACCAAAGTGCCAGTTAAACCCACGCAAGATCCTGATGCAGAATTTCCGTGCAAGAAGTGTGGCAG GGTGTTCAACAAAGTGAAGAGTCGCAGCGCCCACATGAAGAGCCACGCAGAGCAAGAGAAGAAGGCCGCAGCTCTGCGCCAGAGGGCGGCGGAAGAGCAGGCGGCAGCGGCTGCTGCCAAAGCCCGCAAGGAGGCCTTGTTAGCGGTGGCGTCGGCGGCATCTCACCAGGGCGGCAACGGAGTAGAGAACCAGGAGGAGCTGAGCAGCCAGGAGGACTCATCGGAGGGGGAGGAGGATGACAAAGACGAGGACTGGCACTGA
- the mideasa gene encoding mitotic deacetylase associated SANT domain protein a isoform X1: protein MSLPPQMSTEKSSKHRAVAAIKDPLQHSGDVYYGLGPPSLESSQSDSAGSSGVYNPEKGPQVLPPYQQVAPVKWVHQDSLQAPGWPQEAPVPGWGQNFGPYMGGVNARGQMTFHKAVHDPLQMGSENQQVYRDAPRAPAQGRGLEWEQQAMHQAQLQAYQHKSVELQGAAHVPPHNVQGSMLQPFQTTFNKQQFPPGYYSVFSGNKGMQGLPYGEQPKSQQQQLLHHMQQQQLQHQFQKQHQLQLQQQLQQQQQQQMQQQQMQHMQQQYHQQQQQQQQQQQQQQLHEQQQQIHKMHQQQQAQNVTQPETQPTNFVTYQPSEPPPDTVSKKEAEPPKEVTPEPYPSEPSDATPATPRRSRRLSRDGQSPLAPPSANLWAQAPKETSQNGVSGAQATRGGDAQAATGGVIQSTRRKRRASKEINLETLAQKASEMPSMPESLSACKTEGDGPPGKQATMVPLIMPVSVPVHRIQIAGHAASAQGRASSECKPSVIVARRRSLRNSVTDSFEQEGENDPGLDEEGKTKQKRRPRPEPLIIPPPRPSTLIPASVYSSISAYQSNLRSPVRLPENPLTLPPYTPPPILSPVREGSGLYFSTFLTNFAVSNQILPPLAPPKTATRSLLRSTSSDITPPVLPLITDATPVSLEPRINIGQQYQAEIPELRQQNLAQLDAHKADLVWLPLHDSQLKNTEQDRVENLMNMACSSVLSGGGTNQELALHCLHESGGDFIETLRRLLHQEPIFPKGHHLAHYHYSGSDRWSAEEKHYFNKGMSPYRKDFILVQKLVQTKTVAQCVEFYYTYKKQVKITRNGILTYGPSNSPMEKYTEAVVDIKSSQQSKPTHLHMEDKKELSYEQESNQQAMVAHSLQAHDYAGTVLVVKEPENVLKDAAYTSAQHRPRSEAVAKKTKVPVKPTQDPDAEFPCKKCGRVFNKVKSRSAHMKSHAEQEKKAAALRQRAAEEQAAAAAAKARKEALLAVASAASHQGGNGVENQEELSSQEDSSEGEEDDKDEDWH from the exons ATGAGTCTTCCTCCTCAAATGAGTACTGAAAAGAGCAGCAAGCATCGGGCAGTGGCGGCCATTAAAGATCCCTTGCAGCATTCGGGAGACGTTTATTACGGACTGGGACCTCCGTCGTTGGAGTCGAGCCAGAGCGACTCTGCTGGTAGCTCTGGTGTTTACAACCCAGAGAAAGGGCCTCAGGTTCTACCACCCTATCAGCAGGTCGCCCCGGTAAAGTGGGTGCATCAGGACTCCCTACAAGCGCCCGGCTGGCCTCAGGAAGCTCCGGTGCCAGGATGGGGACAGAACTTTGGGCCTTATATGGGTGGAGTGAACGCCCGGGGTCAGATGACATTCCACAAGGCAGTTCACGACCCTCTTCAAATGGGCAGTGAAAATCAGCAAGTTTACAGAGATGCCCCCCGGGCTCCGGCTCAGGGCAGGGGGCTCGAGTGGGAGCAGCAAGCAATGCACCAGGCTCAGCTTCAAGCATATCAGCACAAAAGCGTGGAGCTGCAGGGCGCGGCCCACGTGCCCCCTCACAACGTGCAGGGCTCCATGCTGCAGCCCTTCCAGACGACGttcaacaagcagcagttcccGCCGGGATACTACTCCGTTTTCTCGGGCAACAAAGGAATGCAGGGCTTACCTTACGGCGAGCAGCCCAAAAGCCAACAGCAGCAGCTGCTTCATCACATGCAGCAGCAACAGTTACAACATCAGTTCCAGAAACAGCACCAACTACAGCTGCAGCAGCAacttcagcagcagcagcagcaacaaatgCAACAGCAACAAATGCAGCATATGCAGCAGCAGTACcaccaacagcagcagcagcaacaacaacaacaacaacaacaacaactacatgagcaacagcaacaaattcacaaaatgcatcagcagcagcaggcaCAAAATGTCACCCAGCCAGAAACACAACCTACAAATTTTGTCACCTATCAGCCTTCTGAACCTCCACCCGACACTGTGTCCAAAAAGGAAGCGGAGCCGCCAAAGGAAGTCACACCTGAGCCATACCCCTCAGAACCTTCCGACGCAACTCCGGCCACCCCGAGACGCTCGCGCCGCCTCTCCAGAGACGGGCAGTCCCCGTTGGCGCCGCCTTCCGCCAACTTGTGGGCTCAAGCCCCAAAAGAAACCTCCCAGAATGGAGTGTCGGGGGCGCAGGCCACGAGAGGAGGGGACGCCCAGGCCGCGACGGGGGGAGTCATCCAGAGCACCCGGAGGAAAAGGAGAGCGTCCAAGGAGATCAACTTGGAGACTCTGGCCCAGAAGGCGTCGGAAATGCCCTCCATGCCCGAGTCCCTGTCTGCTTGCAAAACTGAG GGAGACGGTCCTCCGGGCAAACAAGCCACCATGGTCCCTTTAATAATGCCCGTGTCGGTGCCAGTGCACAGGATTCAAATAGCCGGTCACGCCGCGTCGGCACAGGGACGAGCATCGTCTGAATGCAAACCGTCCGTCATCGTGGCTCGTCGCAGATCCCTCAGAAACTCGGTGACAGACAGCTTTGAGCAG GAGGGAGAGAATGATCCCGGACTGGACGAGGAgggaaaaaccaaacaaaaacgcaGACCCCGGCCGGAGCCTCTCATCATACCTCCACCCAGACCTTCCACATTGATCCCAGCGTCCGTTTACTCCAGCATCTCCGCCTACCAGAGCAACCTGCGCTCCCCCGTCCGCCTGCCAGAAAACCCACTCACCTTGCCCCCCTACACACCACCGCCCATCCTATCTCCTGTGCGAGAAGGCTCGGGACTCTACTTCTCCACTTTCCTCACCAACTTTGCCGTGAGCAACCAAATCCTCCCACCACTGGCTCCGCCCAAGACAGCCACCAGAAGTCTCCTGCGCTCCA caagTTCAGACATCACACCGCCCGTTCTGCCCTTGATTACCGACGCCACGCCTGTCAGCCTCGAGCC gcGCATCAATATCGGGCAGCAGTACCAAGCGGAAATTCCCGAGTTGCGGCAACAGAATTTGGCTCAGTTGGACGCACACAAGGCTGACTTGGTTTGGCTCCCTTTGCATGACAGCCAGCTTAAAAACACAGAACAGGATAGGG TGGAGAATCTGATGAACATGGCTTGTTCCAGTGTGCTCAGTGGAGGAGGAACCAACCAGGAGCTTGCTCTGCATTGTTTACATGAAAGTGGGGGAGATTTCATT GAGACCCTCAGACGTTTACTGCATCAAGAGCCAATCTTTCCAAAAGGACATCACCTGGCACATTATCACTACTCAG GCTCCGACAGGTGGAGTGCAGAAGAGAAGCATTACTTCAACAAAGGGATGTCTCCCTACAGGAAGGACTTCATCTTGGTGCAGAAACTG GTGCAAACCAAGACAGTGGCTCAGTGTGTTGAGTTCTACTACACGTACAAAAAGCAGGTGAAGATCACCCGCAATGGAATTTTAACTTACGGCCCTTCAAACTCGCCTATGGAGAAATACACAGAGGCTGTAGTGGACATTAAG AGTTCTCAGCAGTCTAAACCGACCCACCTACATATGGAGGACAAGAAGGAGCTATCTTATGAGCAGGAGAGCAATCAGCAAGCGATGGTGGCTCACTCACTACAGGCTCATGACTAT GCGGGTACTGTGCTGGTGGTCAAAGAGCCAGAGAACGTTCTCAAGGATGCTGCCTACACATCGGCTCAGCACAGGCCTCGGAGCGAAGCCGTGGCAAAGAAGACCAAAGTGCCAGTTAAACCCACGCAAGATCCTGATGCAGAATTTCCGTGCAAGAAGTGTGGCAG GGTGTTCAACAAAGTGAAGAGTCGCAGCGCCCACATGAAGAGCCACGCAGAGCAAGAGAAGAAGGCCGCAGCTCTGCGCCAGAGGGCGGCGGAAGAGCAGGCGGCAGCGGCTGCTGCCAAAGCCCGCAAGGAGGCCTTGTTAGCGGTGGCGTCGGCGGCATCTCACCAGGGCGGCAACGGAGTAGAGAACCAGGAGGAGCTGAGCAGCCAGGAGGACTCATCGGAGGGGGAGGAGGATGACAAAGACGAGGACTGGCACTGA
- the mideasa gene encoding mitotic deacetylase associated SANT domain protein a isoform X3, which translates to MSLPPQMSTEKSSKHRAVAAIKDPLQHSGDVYYGLGPPSLESSQSDSAGSSGVYNPEKGPQVLPPYQQVAPVKWVHQDSLQAPGWPQEAPVPGWGQNFGPYMGGVNARGQMTFHKAVHDPLQMGSENQQVYRDAPRAPAQGRGLEWEQQAMHQAQLQAYQHKSVELQGAAHVPPHNVQGSMLQPFQTTFNKQQFPPGYYSVFSGNKGMQGLPYGEQPKSQQQQLLHHMQQQQLQHQFQKQHQLQLQQQLQQQQQQQMQQQQMQHMQQQYHQQQQQQQQQQQQQQLHEQQQQIHKMHQQQQAQNVTQPETQPTNFVTYQPSEPPPDTVSKKEAEPPKEVTPEPYPSEPSDATPATPRRSRRLSRDGQSPLAPPSANLWAQAPKETSQNGVSGAQATRGGDAQAATGGVIQSTRRKRRASKEINLETLAQKASEMPSMPESLSACKTEGDGPPGKQATMVPLIMPVSVPVHRIQIAGHAASAQGRASSECKPSVIVARRRSLRNSVTDSFEQEGENDPGLDEEGKTKQKRRPRPEPLIIPPPRPSTLIPASVYSSISAYQSNLRSPVRLPENPLTLPPYTPPPILSPVREGSGLYFSTFLTNFAVSNQILPPLAPPKTATRSLLRSMENLMNMACSSVLSGGGTNQELALHCLHESGGDFIETLRRLLHQEPIFPKGHHLAHYHYSGSDRWSAEEKHYFNKGMSPYRKDFILVQKLVQTKTVAQCVEFYYTYKKQVKITRNGILTYGPSNSPMEKYTEAVVDIKSSQQSKPTHLHMEDKKELSYEQESNQQAMVAHSLQAHDYAGTVLVVKEPENVLKDAAYTSAQHRPRSEAVAKKTKVPVKPTQDPDAEFPCKKCGRVFNKVKSRSAHMKSHAEQEKKAAALRQRAAEEQAAAAAAKARKEALLAVASAASHQGGNGVENQEELSSQEDSSEGEEDDKDEDWH; encoded by the exons ATGAGTCTTCCTCCTCAAATGAGTACTGAAAAGAGCAGCAAGCATCGGGCAGTGGCGGCCATTAAAGATCCCTTGCAGCATTCGGGAGACGTTTATTACGGACTGGGACCTCCGTCGTTGGAGTCGAGCCAGAGCGACTCTGCTGGTAGCTCTGGTGTTTACAACCCAGAGAAAGGGCCTCAGGTTCTACCACCCTATCAGCAGGTCGCCCCGGTAAAGTGGGTGCATCAGGACTCCCTACAAGCGCCCGGCTGGCCTCAGGAAGCTCCGGTGCCAGGATGGGGACAGAACTTTGGGCCTTATATGGGTGGAGTGAACGCCCGGGGTCAGATGACATTCCACAAGGCAGTTCACGACCCTCTTCAAATGGGCAGTGAAAATCAGCAAGTTTACAGAGATGCCCCCCGGGCTCCGGCTCAGGGCAGGGGGCTCGAGTGGGAGCAGCAAGCAATGCACCAGGCTCAGCTTCAAGCATATCAGCACAAAAGCGTGGAGCTGCAGGGCGCGGCCCACGTGCCCCCTCACAACGTGCAGGGCTCCATGCTGCAGCCCTTCCAGACGACGttcaacaagcagcagttcccGCCGGGATACTACTCCGTTTTCTCGGGCAACAAAGGAATGCAGGGCTTACCTTACGGCGAGCAGCCCAAAAGCCAACAGCAGCAGCTGCTTCATCACATGCAGCAGCAACAGTTACAACATCAGTTCCAGAAACAGCACCAACTACAGCTGCAGCAGCAacttcagcagcagcagcagcaacaaatgCAACAGCAACAAATGCAGCATATGCAGCAGCAGTACcaccaacagcagcagcagcaacaacaacaacaacaacaacaacaactacatgagcaacagcaacaaattcacaaaatgcatcagcagcagcaggcaCAAAATGTCACCCAGCCAGAAACACAACCTACAAATTTTGTCACCTATCAGCCTTCTGAACCTCCACCCGACACTGTGTCCAAAAAGGAAGCGGAGCCGCCAAAGGAAGTCACACCTGAGCCATACCCCTCAGAACCTTCCGACGCAACTCCGGCCACCCCGAGACGCTCGCGCCGCCTCTCCAGAGACGGGCAGTCCCCGTTGGCGCCGCCTTCCGCCAACTTGTGGGCTCAAGCCCCAAAAGAAACCTCCCAGAATGGAGTGTCGGGGGCGCAGGCCACGAGAGGAGGGGACGCCCAGGCCGCGACGGGGGGAGTCATCCAGAGCACCCGGAGGAAAAGGAGAGCGTCCAAGGAGATCAACTTGGAGACTCTGGCCCAGAAGGCGTCGGAAATGCCCTCCATGCCCGAGTCCCTGTCTGCTTGCAAAACTGAG GGAGACGGTCCTCCGGGCAAACAAGCCACCATGGTCCCTTTAATAATGCCCGTGTCGGTGCCAGTGCACAGGATTCAAATAGCCGGTCACGCCGCGTCGGCACAGGGACGAGCATCGTCTGAATGCAAACCGTCCGTCATCGTGGCTCGTCGCAGATCCCTCAGAAACTCGGTGACAGACAGCTTTGAGCAG GAGGGAGAGAATGATCCCGGACTGGACGAGGAgggaaaaaccaaacaaaaacgcaGACCCCGGCCGGAGCCTCTCATCATACCTCCACCCAGACCTTCCACATTGATCCCAGCGTCCGTTTACTCCAGCATCTCCGCCTACCAGAGCAACCTGCGCTCCCCCGTCCGCCTGCCAGAAAACCCACTCACCTTGCCCCCCTACACACCACCGCCCATCCTATCTCCTGTGCGAGAAGGCTCGGGACTCTACTTCTCCACTTTCCTCACCAACTTTGCCGTGAGCAACCAAATCCTCCCACCACTGGCTCCGCCCAAGACAGCCACCAGAAGTCTCCTGCGCTCCA TGGAGAATCTGATGAACATGGCTTGTTCCAGTGTGCTCAGTGGAGGAGGAACCAACCAGGAGCTTGCTCTGCATTGTTTACATGAAAGTGGGGGAGATTTCATT GAGACCCTCAGACGTTTACTGCATCAAGAGCCAATCTTTCCAAAAGGACATCACCTGGCACATTATCACTACTCAG GCTCCGACAGGTGGAGTGCAGAAGAGAAGCATTACTTCAACAAAGGGATGTCTCCCTACAGGAAGGACTTCATCTTGGTGCAGAAACTG GTGCAAACCAAGACAGTGGCTCAGTGTGTTGAGTTCTACTACACGTACAAAAAGCAGGTGAAGATCACCCGCAATGGAATTTTAACTTACGGCCCTTCAAACTCGCCTATGGAGAAATACACAGAGGCTGTAGTGGACATTAAG AGTTCTCAGCAGTCTAAACCGACCCACCTACATATGGAGGACAAGAAGGAGCTATCTTATGAGCAGGAGAGCAATCAGCAAGCGATGGTGGCTCACTCACTACAGGCTCATGACTAT GCGGGTACTGTGCTGGTGGTCAAAGAGCCAGAGAACGTTCTCAAGGATGCTGCCTACACATCGGCTCAGCACAGGCCTCGGAGCGAAGCCGTGGCAAAGAAGACCAAAGTGCCAGTTAAACCCACGCAAGATCCTGATGCAGAATTTCCGTGCAAGAAGTGTGGCAG GGTGTTCAACAAAGTGAAGAGTCGCAGCGCCCACATGAAGAGCCACGCAGAGCAAGAGAAGAAGGCCGCAGCTCTGCGCCAGAGGGCGGCGGAAGAGCAGGCGGCAGCGGCTGCTGCCAAAGCCCGCAAGGAGGCCTTGTTAGCGGTGGCGTCGGCGGCATCTCACCAGGGCGGCAACGGAGTAGAGAACCAGGAGGAGCTGAGCAGCCAGGAGGACTCATCGGAGGGGGAGGAGGATGACAAAGACGAGGACTGGCACTGA